The genomic segment TCCGCCATCAAATTGGTGGGCTTTTCTTTATTTTAAAGAGGTGTCATGCTAATATAAAGAGAATCAGTTCAAACGAACGTAAAAAGGAGAGCAAACGATGATTTATAAAATCTATTATCAAGATAACTTGCTTCAAATACCAGTCCGTGAAAATACGAAAAGCATGTACATCGAGGCGGACTCGGAAAGGTCAGTCCGTGCGAAGTTGAAAGATCGTGCTTTTAACATCGAATTTATCCAACTTCTTGAAGGTGTTCATCTTGAATACGAACAGGCTGCACCCTATTTCGAGCTTGAAGAGGTTTAAGTATGAAATCTATCAAAAACAATGAAACTGCCGTTTTCGCTTTAGGCGGACTAGGTGAAATCGGTAAAAACACATATGGTGTACAATTTCAAGACGAAATTATTCTAATTGATGCTGGTATTAAGTTCCCTGATGACGCATTACTCGGTATCGACTATGTCATTCCAGATTACACATACCTTGAACGTAATGTGGACAAGATTAAAGGCCTATTCATTACACATGGCCATGAGGATCATATTGGTGGTATTCCTTATCTTCTTCGTAAAATTAACGTGCCAGTATATGGCGGAAAACTTGCACTTGGACTTTTGCGTAACAAACTAGAAGAGCATGGTCTGTTACGGACTACGAAGTTGATCCCTTTTGGTGAAGATGACGTTTTCAAGTTCCGTAAGACAGCGGTATCATTTTTCCGGACCACACATAGTATTCCAGATGCATTCGGTGTTGTAGTTAAAACACCTTCCGGTAATATTGTTCACACGGGTGACTTCAAATTCGACTTCACACCAGTTGGAGAACCAGCAAACTTGACGAAGATGGCGAAAATCGGTAGCGAAGGCGTACTTTGTCTGTTATCAGATAGTACAAATGCTGAAATCCCTAACTTCACAATGTCTGAACGAAAAGTC from the Sporosarcina psychrophila genome contains:
- a CDS encoding DNA-dependent RNA polymerase subunit epsilon, with the protein product MIYKIYYQDNLLQIPVRENTKSMYIEADSERSVRAKLKDRAFNIEFIQLLEGVHLEYEQAAPYFELEEV